The following coding sequences lie in one Listeria ivanovii subsp. londoniensis genomic window:
- a CDS encoding GNAT family N-acetyltransferase — MAFQIKELPLEEVESKVVEGLLDHKRRLGFDIPRSDATYVSFAILNDALEMVGGVTAKMSYGELYVSLLSVDESQQGSGLGTALMNEIEAYGKTHHCHHISLTTFSYQAPEFYKKCGYTELGRIQDFPLKGEEKYFFVKYL; from the coding sequence ATGGCATTTCAAATAAAAGAATTACCACTTGAGGAAGTAGAATCAAAAGTAGTAGAGGGATTGTTAGATCACAAGAGGCGACTTGGGTTCGATATACCTAGAAGTGATGCAACCTATGTTAGTTTTGCGATACTGAATGATGCTTTAGAAATGGTTGGTGGGGTTACTGCAAAAATGAGTTATGGAGAATTGTATGTTTCGCTACTTTCAGTGGATGAAAGCCAGCAAGGAAGTGGTTTGGGGACTGCGTTAATGAATGAAATAGAAGCATACGGAAAAACGCACCATTGCCACCATATTTCATTAACAACCTTTAGTTACCAAGCTCCAGAATTTTATAAGAAGTGTGGATATACGGAGCTTGGCAGAATTCAAGATTTTCCTTTAAAAGGCGAAGAAAAGTATTTTTTCGTTAAATATTTATAA
- the proC gene encoding pyrroline-5-carboxylate reductase, which yields MTKIGFIGAGNMGTAMIRGLAKAKLIDKKNLFVCGRSMEKLHPLASEFNGIQLTTNAENLAEEADIIILSVKPYTISEVITNIQKKLTSEKIIISVAAGVTIADLEKLTTPETKIIRVMPNTPALVGEGMSSISSNASVTTEETAIVAKIFSSFGKAEVVPESLMDAVVGVSGSSPAYVYMFIEALADGAVLNGLPRDKAYKFAAQAVLGAAKMVLETGEHPGKLKDMVTSPGGTTIEAVKSLEDNGFRSAVINAVQAAASKNSSM from the coding sequence ATGACTAAAATTGGATTTATCGGCGCAGGAAATATGGGGACAGCGATGATTCGCGGCCTTGCAAAAGCAAAATTAATCGATAAAAAAAACTTATTTGTTTGTGGTAGAAGTATGGAAAAATTACACCCCCTTGCCTCAGAGTTTAACGGTATCCAGTTGACGACTAATGCCGAAAATTTAGCAGAAGAAGCTGACATCATTATTTTGTCCGTAAAACCATATACTATTTCAGAAGTAATAACAAATATCCAAAAAAAACTTACTTCAGAAAAAATCATTATCTCCGTTGCTGCGGGAGTAACCATTGCTGATTTGGAAAAACTAACCACACCAGAAACCAAAATTATTCGTGTTATGCCAAATACACCTGCACTTGTAGGTGAAGGTATGTCTTCCATTTCATCTAACGCAAGTGTAACTACTGAAGAAACAGCGATAGTTGCTAAAATTTTTTCAAGTTTTGGTAAAGCAGAAGTCGTTCCGGAGAGTTTGATGGATGCAGTTGTTGGAGTAAGCGGTTCTTCTCCTGCCTATGTTTATATGTTTATTGAAGCTTTAGCAGATGGAGCTGTGTTAAATGGCTTACCACGCGATAAAGCTTATAAATTTGCCGCACAAGCAGTTCTCGGTGCCGCAAAAATGGTGCTCGAGACTGGTGAACATCCTGGTAAGTTGAAAGACATGGTCACTTCTCCTGGTGGAACAACAATTGAAGCAGTGAAATCTTTAGAAGATAACGGCTTTCGTTCGGCTGTAATAAATGCTGTTCAAGCAGCTGCTTCCAAAAATAGTTCGATGTAA
- a CDS encoding ABC transporter ATP-binding protein: MIQLVNIFKSYQMGDNKVSALEDISFCIDSGEFIAIIGPSGSGKSTLMNILGILDKASLGEYYLKKTNLSKLSPKKVAKIRNEMIGFVFQQFNLMPKLTAFENVELPLIYRGVDKAVRRRKVLKSLERVGLLNQQKHLPTQLSGGQQQRVAIARAITGNPEILLADEPTGALDSKTGEEVMALLKEIHQEGNTLIIITHDINIANQAERILEIKDGKLREWNGK; encoded by the coding sequence ATGATACAGTTAGTTAATATTTTTAAGTCATACCAGATGGGAGATAACAAAGTAAGCGCATTAGAAGATATATCTTTCTGTATAGATTCAGGAGAGTTTATTGCAATTATTGGTCCTTCTGGTTCGGGGAAATCTACGTTGATGAATATTCTTGGCATACTAGATAAGGCGAGTTTAGGAGAATATTATTTGAAAAAGACGAATTTATCAAAACTATCGCCTAAAAAAGTAGCGAAAATTAGAAATGAAATGATTGGATTTGTTTTTCAGCAATTTAATTTAATGCCAAAACTTACTGCATTTGAAAATGTGGAATTACCGCTAATTTATCGAGGCGTCGACAAAGCTGTACGAAGACGAAAAGTCTTGAAAAGTTTAGAGCGAGTAGGTTTGTTGAATCAGCAAAAACACTTACCGACACAACTCTCGGGTGGGCAACAGCAACGTGTCGCGATAGCCAGAGCAATTACAGGAAATCCAGAAATTTTATTAGCAGATGAACCAACAGGGGCTTTAGATTCCAAAACAGGCGAGGAAGTGATGGCTTTACTGAAAGAAATTCATCAGGAAGGTAACACGTTAATAATAATTACTCACGACATAAATATTGCTAATCAAGCAGAAAGAATTTTGGAAATAAAAGACGGAAAACTCCGTGAATGGAATGGAAAATGA
- a CDS encoding ABC transporter permease translates to MEWKMKIYQNVKLALKQLGSSKFRTFLTMLGIIIGVFSVILLVTIGEAISKNVSTQLGDMGSNLVSVNFLPSSSTDKFTYREATSLLTDDEMGSPEVTQTKVVRNSEHIEEMQVTGINEDYSDMKNVELAAGRFCSEVDINYAQKVTVIDSDIAKTYFKERNPVGEYIRVSGVRYLIIGVLQEKGESLFSSTGKQLFIPITSAERLFKTDSINLYYIQAKDAKAVPGVVNRVKRNMSQLFPNAQDSYEVVNQQEALDTFDSITKTLTFGLGAIAGISLLVGGIGIMNIMLVSVSERTREIGIRKAIGARDGDILLQFLVEAVVLSLFGEVIGITFGVLSAQPVTMLADFEKSVSITTILLAVVFSMFIGILFGVVPARKAAKKMPIDALHTE, encoded by the coding sequence ATGGAATGGAAAATGAAAATTTACCAAAACGTAAAACTAGCTTTAAAACAACTAGGCTCCTCTAAATTCCGGACTTTTTTGACAATGCTCGGAATAATTATTGGCGTTTTTTCCGTTATTTTACTTGTTACTATTGGCGAGGCCATCTCAAAAAATGTATCAACTCAATTAGGGGATATGGGAAGTAATTTGGTATCAGTTAATTTTTTACCTAGTAGTTCAACGGATAAATTCACTTATAGGGAAGCGACAAGCCTTTTAACTGATGACGAAATGGGCTCTCCAGAAGTAACGCAAACAAAAGTGGTTAGAAATAGTGAACATATAGAAGAGATGCAAGTGACTGGTATAAATGAAGATTATTCAGATATGAAAAATGTAGAATTAGCAGCAGGGCGATTTTGCTCAGAAGTAGACATAAACTACGCTCAAAAAGTAACTGTCATTGATTCTGACATTGCTAAAACCTATTTTAAAGAGCGGAATCCGGTTGGGGAATATATCCGGGTTTCTGGAGTACGATATTTAATTATCGGAGTACTACAAGAAAAAGGAGAAAGCTTATTTAGTTCAACTGGTAAACAATTATTTATTCCAATTACCTCTGCAGAAAGACTTTTTAAGACAGATTCGATTAATTTATATTATATTCAGGCGAAAGATGCTAAAGCTGTCCCAGGTGTGGTCAATCGAGTGAAGCGAAATATGAGTCAACTTTTCCCAAATGCTCAAGATAGTTATGAGGTTGTCAACCAACAAGAGGCACTAGATACTTTTGACAGTATTACGAAAACATTAACTTTTGGACTAGGTGCAATCGCAGGAATTTCTCTTTTAGTTGGGGGGATCGGAATTATGAACATTATGCTCGTATCCGTATCAGAACGCACTAGAGAAATTGGTATTAGAAAAGCAATTGGAGCAAGAGATGGCGATATTTTGTTGCAATTTTTAGTGGAAGCTGTCGTGCTTAGTTTATTTGGTGAGGTGATTGGGATTACATTCGGAGTTCTTTCTGCTCAACCAGTCACAATGCTGGCTGATTTTGAAAAGTCTGTTTCAATTACTACTATTCTTTTGGCAGTGGTTTTTTCGATGTTTATTGGGATTTTATTTGGCGTAGTTCCAGCGCGTAAAGCAGCTAAGAAAATGCCGATAGATGCTTTACATACAGAATAA